One genomic window of Bacteroidales bacterium includes the following:
- a CDS encoding carboxypeptidase regulatory-like domain-containing protein, whose translation MKISGQVKSGKNKIANATINLFEGNAKVNSTISNANGDFTFNLNYDKLYTIEIAAAEYASKKVLVDTKIPEKDLIYKYTFSVELFPKVEGVDYSALNKPVTKIIYNPEADAFDYDIPYTESMRKQIEQITSQIESVKKQSYNQIVAKADEKFKNQAYEEAIELYEKAIDIDPYNDYPDKQIMQCEKLIAQTRNNEANYNKYIAQGDNLFSKQDYKNAKTAYQNASNLKPTEQYPKTKIAEIDKILAESANQAKEEQYKSAVAKGDAALSKQLFDEAKSAYNQALSIKPNETYPKTKLAEIDKLLADKAAKEKAEAEAKAKEEQYKSAIAKGDAALSKQLFDEA comes from the coding sequence TTGAAAATTTCTGGACAAGTTAAAAGTGGTAAAAATAAAATTGCCAATGCTACCATTAATCTCTTTGAAGGAAATGCTAAAGTTAATTCAACCATTTCAAACGCTAACGGGGATTTTACTTTTAACCTTAATTACGATAAATTATATACCATAGAAATTGCGGCTGCTGAATATGCATCTAAAAAGGTACTTGTTGATACCAAAATACCCGAAAAAGATCTTATTTATAAATACACTTTTTCTGTAGAATTGTTTCCTAAAGTTGAAGGAGTTGATTATTCTGCTCTTAATAAGCCGGTTACCAAAATTATTTATAATCCCGAAGCGGATGCTTTCGATTATGATATCCCTTATACAGAAAGCATGCGTAAACAAATCGAGCAAATTACTTCTCAGATTGAATCTGTAAAAAAACAATCTTACAATCAGATTGTTGCAAAAGCTGATGAGAAATTTAAGAACCAGGCATATGAAGAGGCTATAGAATTGTATGAAAAAGCAATTGATATTGACCCATATAACGATTATCCAGATAAGCAAATTATGCAATGTGAAAAACTTATTGCTCAAACTCGCAACAATGAAGCTAATTATAATAAATATATTGCTCAAGGAGATAATTTGTTCTCAAAACAAGATTATAAAAATGCAAAAACAGCTTATCAAAATGCTTCTAACTTAAAACCTACAGAACAATATCCCAAGACAAAAATAGCTGAGATTGATAAGATTTTAGCAGAAAGTGCGAACCAAGCCAAAGAAGAGCAATACAAGTCAGCTGTTGCCAAAGGCGATGCAGCGTTATCGAAACAATTGTTCGACGAAGCCAAATCAGCTTACAATCAAGCCTTGAGCATCAAACCGAACGAAACTTACCCCAAGACAAAACTGGCTGAAATCGATAAACTCTTAGCCGACAAAGCTGCTAAAGAAAAAGCGGAAGCCGAAGCCAAAGCCAAAGAGGAACAATACAAGTCAGCCATAGCGAAAGGCGATGCAGCGTTATCGAAACAATTGTTCGACGAAGCCA
- a CDS encoding SDR family oxidoreductase, whose protein sequence is MTNKVFIVTGASSGIGKAIAKKVVEQNNYICIAARKEDALIETYNELENINQGHCVYVVADVSKEEECKKIIDTCLQHFGKIDVLINNAGVSMRALFNDLHLDVIRTLMNINFWGTVYCTKYALPSIIKEKGSIVAISSIAGFTPLPARTGYAASKAAIHGFLNTLRVETMKLGIHIMIAAPGFTASNIRNTALTANGTPQGETPRDENKMMTAEQVASYIIRGIEKRKRTLILTTQGKLTVWLYKFFPKLTDKLIYNHMKKEPNSPLP, encoded by the coding sequence ATTACGAATAAGGTTTTTATTGTAACAGGGGCTTCGTCGGGTATAGGAAAGGCAATTGCCAAGAAAGTTGTTGAGCAAAATAATTACATATGCATAGCCGCTCGTAAGGAAGATGCACTTATTGAAACCTATAATGAACTTGAAAATATTAATCAAGGACATTGTGTTTATGTAGTGGCTGATGTTTCTAAAGAAGAGGAATGTAAAAAGATTATTGATACATGTCTGCAACATTTTGGCAAGATAGATGTGCTTATTAATAATGCAGGTGTATCTATGCGAGCTTTGTTTAACGACTTGCATTTAGATGTGATTCGAACACTTATGAATATTAATTTTTGGGGGACTGTTTATTGCACAAAATATGCACTTCCATCTATTATTAAAGAAAAAGGGAGTATAGTAGCCATCTCATCTATTGCAGGATTTACACCCTTGCCCGCTCGAACTGGTTATGCAGCATCTAAAGCAGCAATTCATGGTTTTCTTAATACACTTAGAGTCGAAACAATGAAATTGGGTATTCATATTATGATAGCAGCACCTGGGTTTACGGCATCTAATATTCGAAATACAGCACTTACGGCAAATGGTACACCTCAAGGTGAAACACCACGCGATGAAAATAAAATGATGACTGCCGAACAAGTGGCTAGTTATATTATACGCGGTATAGAAAAACGTAAAAGAACGCTTATCCTTACAACACAGGGAAAACTTACTGTTTGGCTTTATAAATTTTTTCCGAAACTTACCGATAAACTTATTTATAACCACATGAAAAAAGAACCTAATTCGCCATTACCTTAA
- a CDS encoding OmpH family outer membrane protein codes for MQKLQQVILIIFGLAIIALFIIVFSLNNNKTNGINNDNPKDTTIHKEHKIAFVNVDTLLKKYDFYNVLEKRLMDKQKSLENDLNRKMIAFEKEAQDFQRKVQTNSFLSQESAQRQEQELMMKQQNLYKLREDLSNELAQETQNLEKQLLDTVTNFLKEFNANKKYDYILNKAAILYGDESLDITDTLINLLNKRYKAVTK; via the coding sequence ATGCAAAAACTTCAACAAGTTATTTTAATTATTTTTGGATTAGCCATTATTGCTTTATTTATCATCGTTTTTAGTCTAAACAACAATAAGACCAATGGTATCAACAATGATAACCCAAAAGATACCACCATTCATAAAGAACACAAAATAGCATTTGTAAATGTTGACACATTGTTGAAAAAATATGACTTTTACAATGTACTTGAAAAAAGATTGATGGATAAACAGAAATCACTTGAAAATGATTTAAATAGAAAAATGATTGCATTTGAAAAAGAAGCTCAAGATTTTCAGCGCAAAGTACAAACCAACAGTTTTTTGAGTCAAGAAAGTGCTCAACGTCAAGAGCAAGAACTCATGATGAAGCAACAAAACTTATACAAACTACGCGAAGATTTAAGTAATGAATTAGCTCAAGAAACTCAGAATCTTGAAAAACAATTATTAGATACAGTTACAAATTTTCTTAAAGAATTTAATGCCAATAAAAAATACGATTATATTTTAAATAAGGCAGCTATTCTTTATGGCGATGAATCGCTCGATATTACCGACACTTTAATTAATTTGTTAAATAAACGTTACAAAGCAGTAACGAAATAA
- a CDS encoding glycosyltransferase family 2 protein, with protein sequence MSVLLQYLNKHALYPNQINTPPSENLGLVIVIPCYNEENIITILQSIYNCERPLCDTEVLVVVNSPSNADINVLETNKARIYDFNTWTSNHKDHRLRYYLLHYPSLPPKDAGVGLARKLGMDQAIYRYLQINYDQGVIANIDADCTCKSNYLTSIEKLFTTTKTKACSIRFEHPIEGNLFSTQHYDAIILYELYLHYYILSLRKTGHPFAFHTIGSSFAVRASTYAMQGGMNKRKAGEDFYFLQKIIPLGKYSELNNTCVYPSPRKSERVPFGTGASITKMLNSNNIDYYTYDIQAFEDLKFFFEYIIHLNKNTNFEFLMNVIKEPLKSFLINNNMANHLAEIQKNTSSPQAFIQRFFRWFNAFVVLKYMNFSHEQYYQRKPIAEMAKEYLKRYENINVHNLGNKDLLLYFRNLIYDN encoded by the coding sequence ATGTCGGTTTTATTACAATATTTAAATAAACACGCTCTTTACCCTAATCAAATTAATACTCCTCCTTCAGAAAATTTGGGGCTTGTTATTGTAATACCATGCTATAATGAAGAAAATATTATTACCATATTACAAAGTATTTATAATTGCGAACGTCCACTATGCGACACAGAGGTGCTTGTTGTTGTAAATTCGCCATCCAATGCCGATATCAATGTTTTAGAAACAAACAAAGCCCGAATTTACGATTTCAACACTTGGACATCTAATCATAAAGACCATCGACTGCGTTATTATTTATTACATTATCCATCGTTACCACCCAAAGATGCTGGTGTTGGTTTAGCTCGAAAATTGGGTATGGACCAGGCTATATATCGTTATTTACAAATCAATTACGATCAAGGTGTTATCGCCAATATTGATGCCGATTGTACTTGCAAGAGTAACTATTTAACTTCAATAGAAAAATTGTTTACTACCACAAAAACAAAAGCATGTTCGATACGATTTGAACATCCCATCGAAGGAAATTTATTTTCAACACAACATTACGATGCGATAATTCTATATGAATTATATTTACACTATTATATTTTATCGCTTCGAAAAACCGGTCATCCTTTTGCTTTTCATACAATAGGAAGTTCGTTTGCTGTAAGAGCTTCAACATACGCCATGCAAGGGGGAATGAATAAACGAAAAGCGGGTGAAGATTTTTATTTTCTTCAAAAAATAATCCCTCTAGGAAAATACTCAGAATTAAATAACACTTGTGTTTACCCATCACCACGAAAATCGGAACGCGTACCATTTGGAACTGGTGCTTCTATAACCAAAATGCTAAATTCTAATAATATTGATTATTATACTTATGATATTCAAGCATTCGAAGATTTAAAATTTTTTTTCGAGTATATTATTCATTTAAACAAAAACACAAATTTTGAGTTTCTAATGAATGTAATTAAAGAACCCCTAAAATCGTTTTTAATTAATAATAACATGGCTAATCATTTAGCCGAAATACAAAAAAACACATCATCCCCTCAAGCTTTCATTCAACGTTTTTTTCGTTGGTTCAATGCTTTTGTAGTTCTAAAATATATGAATTTTAGCCATGAGCAATACTATCAACGCAAGCCTATTGCAGAAATGGCAAAGGAATATTTAAAAAGATATGAAAATATAAACGTTCATAATTTAGGCAACAAAGACTTACTACTATATTTTAGGAATCTCATTTATGATAATTAA